From a region of the Pseudomonas fulva 12-X genome:
- the znuA gene encoding zinc ABC transporter substrate-binding protein ZnuA produces MLPRLPSPLSLILSLALLVAAGAAQAEVRVLTSIKPLQLIAAAVQDGVGEPDVLLPPGASPHHYALRPSDMRRVQEVDLVYWVGPDMESFMPRVLATREKPSVAVQSLPGMTLRHFGEEHGDDHDHDHDHDHDHDQATADEHDHDHRPGSLDAHLWLSSANARVIAARMAADLAKADPANAARYQANLDSFGKRLDALEPRLLAQLKPLAGKPFFVFHEAFDYFEAANGLKHTGVFSVANEVQPGARHVAAMRERLQQVGPTCVFSEPPLRPRLAETLTAGLPATLAELDAMGSQAPLDATGYEGMLQALADGYSACLGKL; encoded by the coding sequence ATGTTGCCGCGCCTGCCTTCCCCGCTTTCCCTGATCCTCTCCCTCGCCCTGCTAGTTGCCGCCGGCGCCGCCCAGGCCGAGGTGCGCGTGCTGACCAGCATCAAGCCCCTGCAGCTGATAGCTGCCGCGGTGCAGGACGGCGTCGGCGAACCCGACGTGCTGCTGCCGCCGGGCGCCTCGCCGCATCACTACGCGCTGCGCCCATCGGATATGCGCCGGGTGCAGGAAGTCGATCTGGTGTACTGGGTCGGCCCGGACATGGAGAGTTTCATGCCCCGCGTGCTGGCGACCCGCGAGAAGCCCAGTGTGGCCGTACAGAGCCTGCCGGGCATGACCTTGCGCCACTTTGGCGAAGAGCATGGCGATGATCACGATCACGATCACGATCACGATCACGATCACGACCAGGCCACGGCCGACGAGCACGACCATGATCATCGCCCCGGCAGCCTGGACGCCCACCTGTGGTTGTCGTCGGCCAACGCCCGGGTGATTGCCGCGCGCATGGCGGCGGATCTTGCCAAGGCCGATCCGGCCAATGCCGCGCGCTACCAGGCCAATCTCGACTCGTTCGGCAAGCGCCTGGATGCGCTGGAGCCCCGTCTGCTTGCGCAGCTCAAGCCGTTGGCCGGCAAGCCGTTCTTTGTGTTCCATGAGGCGTTCGACTATTTCGAGGCCGCTAATGGCCTCAAACACACCGGCGTATTCAGCGTCGCCAACGAAGTGCAGCCGGGTGCCCGCCATGTGGCGGCCATGCGCGAGCGTTTGCAGCAAGTCGGGCCGACCTGCGTGTTCAGCGAGCCGCCGCTGCGCCCGCGGCTGGCCGAAACCCTGACTGCCGGCCTGCCGGCCACCCTGGCCGAGCTGGATGCCATGGGCAGCCAGGCGCCGCTCGATGCGACAGGCTACGAAGGCATGCTGCAGGCGCTTGCCGATGGTTACAGCGCCTGCCTGGGCAAGCTGTAG
- a CDS encoding DUF2782 domain-containing protein: MGPFNRLILLAVLAAVPFAAQASDAPSAEPDVTIRQDGDRTVEEYRVNGFLYAIKVTPKGGKPYFLVRADGSDGNFVRSDSPDMLIPAWEIFSW; the protein is encoded by the coding sequence ATGGGACCATTCAATCGCCTGATCCTGCTTGCCGTGCTGGCAGCCGTGCCGTTCGCCGCGCAGGCCAGTGATGCGCCCTCGGCCGAGCCCGACGTAACCATCCGCCAGGACGGCGACCGCACCGTGGAGGAATACCGGGTCAACGGGTTTCTCTACGCCATCAAGGTCACCCCAAAGGGTGGCAAACCCTATTTCCTGGTACGGGCCGACGGCAGCGACGGCAACTTCGTGCGTTCCGATTCGCCGGATATGTTGATTCCGGCCTGGGAAATCTTCAGCTGGTAA
- a CDS encoding Fur family transcriptional regulator — MYKPVSVVPPLASRPHDHSHCVSHALAEAEAICAREGLRLTALRKRVLELVWASHKPLGAYDILAVLSEEDGRRAAPPTVYRALDFLLENGLVHRIASLNAFVGCSHPAHAHQSQFLICRSCSAAVELEQTAISDAIVRGAKGVGFAVESQTVEVVGLCAGCQGNK, encoded by the coding sequence ATGTACAAACCCGTCAGCGTCGTGCCGCCACTGGCATCACGCCCCCACGATCACTCCCACTGCGTCAGCCATGCGCTGGCCGAAGCCGAGGCCATCTGCGCCCGCGAGGGCCTGCGCCTGACCGCCCTGCGCAAGCGCGTGCTGGAGCTGGTCTGGGCCAGCCACAAGCCGCTGGGCGCCTACGACATCCTCGCTGTACTCAGCGAGGAAGACGGCCGCCGCGCCGCGCCGCCCACTGTCTATCGCGCCCTGGATTTCCTGCTGGAAAACGGCCTGGTGCATCGCATCGCCTCGCTCAACGCCTTCGTCGGCTGCAGCCACCCGGCCCACGCGCACCAGAGCCAGTTCCTGATCTGCCGCAGTTGCAGTGCCGCCGTGGAGCTGGAGCAGACCGCAATCAGCGACGCCATCGTGCGCGGCGCCAAGGGCGTCGGTTTCGCGGTGGAAAGCCAGACCGTGGAAGTCGTCGGTCTGTGCGCAGGCTGCCAGGGCAACAAATGA
- a CDS encoding homoserine kinase produces MSVFTPLQRPQLETFLAPYGLGRLLYFQGIEAGSENSNFFVSLEQGEFVLTLVERGPSEDLPFFIELLDILHDAGLPVPYALRTDSNEALRTLAGKPALLQPRLSGKHIRDVNAQHCHEVGELLARIHLATRDHPLQRKSDRGLEWMLREGKVLATHQTPEATALLESALAEIATAQEQVRKLPRANLHADLFRDNCMFEGTHLSGVIDFYNACSGPMLYDLAITVNDWCSDEQGRLDEGRARAVLGAYAALRPFTAAEAEIWPTMLRIACVRFWLSRLIAAEAFAGQDVLIHDPGEFERRLAARQQVSLALPFAL; encoded by the coding sequence ATGTCGGTGTTCACCCCGCTGCAACGTCCGCAACTGGAAACCTTTCTCGCGCCGTACGGGCTGGGCCGCCTGCTCTACTTTCAGGGCATCGAGGCCGGTAGCGAGAACAGCAATTTCTTCGTCAGCCTGGAACAGGGCGAATTCGTGCTGACCCTGGTCGAGCGCGGCCCCAGCGAGGACCTGCCGTTCTTCATCGAACTGCTGGATATTCTCCATGACGCCGGGCTGCCGGTTCCGTATGCCCTGCGCACCGACAGCAACGAGGCGCTGCGTACCCTGGCCGGCAAGCCGGCGCTGCTGCAACCGCGGCTGAGCGGCAAGCACATTCGCGACGTCAACGCCCAGCATTGCCATGAAGTCGGCGAGCTGCTGGCGCGCATTCACCTGGCGACCCGCGACCACCCACTGCAGCGCAAAAGTGACCGTGGCCTGGAATGGATGCTGCGCGAGGGCAAGGTGCTGGCCACCCACCAGACGCCGGAGGCCACCGCGCTGCTGGAAAGCGCCCTGGCGGAAATCGCCACCGCGCAGGAGCAGGTGCGCAAGCTGCCGCGCGCCAACCTGCACGCCGACCTGTTCCGCGACAACTGCATGTTCGAAGGCACCCACCTGAGCGGCGTGATCGACTTCTACAATGCCTGCTCCGGCCCAATGCTCTACGACCTGGCAATCACCGTGAACGACTGGTGCTCGGACGAACAGGGCCGCCTGGATGAAGGCCGCGCCCGCGCGGTGCTGGGCGCCTATGCGGCACTGCGCCCGTTCACCGCCGCCGAAGCCGAGATCTGGCCGACCATGCTGCGCATCGCCTGCGTACGCTTCTGGCTGTCGCGGCTGATCGCTGCCGAGGCCTTCGCCGGCCAGGATGTGCTGATCCACGATCCGGGCGAGTTCGAACGCCGCCTGGCCGCGCGCCAGCAGGTCAGCCTGGCATTGCCCTTCGCGCTGTAG
- the znuB gene encoding zinc ABC transporter permease subunit ZnuB yields MADFLFNALLAGLALALVAGPLGSFVVWRRMAYFGDTLSHAALLGVALGLMLDVNPTFAVTVGCVLLAILLVTLQTRQPLASDTLLGILAHSTLSLGLVVLSFMRDVRIDLMGYLFGDLLAVSPTDLAWILAGSTLVLILLVVMWRPLLAITVHEELARVEGLPVAAIRLGLMLLIAIVIAVAMKIVGVLLITSLLIIPAAAAQRHARTPEQMAFGASLLGIIAVCCGLSLSWFKDTPAGPSIVVSAASLFLLSFLLPRRKA; encoded by the coding sequence ATGGCTGATTTTCTGTTCAACGCCCTGCTCGCCGGCCTCGCCCTGGCCCTGGTCGCCGGCCCCCTCGGCTCCTTCGTGGTGTGGCGGCGCATGGCCTATTTCGGCGACACCCTGTCCCACGCCGCCCTGCTCGGCGTGGCGCTGGGCCTGATGCTGGACGTCAATCCGACCTTCGCGGTGACCGTCGGCTGCGTGCTGCTGGCGATCCTGCTGGTGACCCTGCAGACCCGCCAGCCGCTGGCCAGCGACACCCTGCTCGGCATCCTCGCCCACAGCACCCTGTCCCTGGGCCTGGTGGTGCTGAGTTTCATGCGCGACGTGCGCATCGACCTGATGGGCTACCTGTTCGGCGATCTGCTGGCGGTGAGCCCTACGGACCTGGCCTGGATCCTCGCCGGCAGCACCCTGGTTCTGATACTGCTGGTGGTGATGTGGCGCCCACTGCTGGCGATCACCGTGCACGAGGAACTGGCACGCGTGGAAGGCCTGCCGGTAGCCGCCATACGCCTGGGCCTGATGCTGCTGATCGCCATCGTCATCGCTGTGGCCATGAAGATCGTCGGCGTGCTGCTGATCACCTCGCTTTTGATCATCCCCGCCGCCGCCGCCCAACGGCACGCCCGCACGCCCGAACAGATGGCCTTCGGCGCCAGCCTGCTGGGCATCATTGCGGTGTGTTGTGGTCTGAGCCTGTCGTGGTTCAAGGACACGCCCGCCGGGCCGTCCATCGTGGTGTCGGCCGCCAGCCTGTTCCTGCTGAGCTTTCTGCTGCCGCGCCGCAAGGCCTGA
- a CDS encoding MetQ/NlpA family ABC transporter substrate-binding protein: MKKLLTALAVVAAFSSAAQAETLRVAASAVPHAEILNFVKPALAKEGVELDVKVFTDYVQPNVQVAEKRLDANFFQHQPYLDEFNKSRGTSLVSVGGVHVEPFGAYSSKIKDLKDLPQGANVVIPNDATNGGRALLLLQKAGVITLKDPTNILSTPKDIAENPKGIKVRELEAATLPRVLTQVDLALINTNYALEAKLNPTEDALAIEGSDSPYVNILVTREDNKDSPAVQKLVKALHSDDVKAFILEKYKGAVVPAF, from the coding sequence ATGAAAAAACTGCTCACTGCCCTGGCTGTCGTCGCAGCCTTCTCCAGCGCCGCCCAGGCCGAAACCCTGCGCGTCGCCGCCTCGGCCGTCCCGCACGCCGAGATCCTCAATTTCGTCAAACCGGCCCTGGCCAAAGAAGGCGTGGAGCTGGACGTGAAAGTCTTCACCGACTACGTGCAGCCCAACGTGCAGGTCGCCGAGAAACGCCTGGACGCCAACTTCTTCCAGCACCAGCCGTACCTGGACGAGTTCAACAAGAGCCGTGGCACCAGCCTGGTCAGCGTCGGTGGCGTGCACGTCGAGCCGTTCGGCGCCTACTCCAGCAAGATCAAGGATCTGAAAGACCTGCCGCAAGGCGCCAATGTGGTGATCCCCAACGACGCCACCAATGGCGGCCGTGCCCTGCTGCTGCTGCAGAAAGCCGGCGTGATCACCCTGAAGGATCCGACCAACATCCTGTCCACCCCGAAGGACATCGCCGAGAACCCGAAAGGCATCAAGGTACGTGAACTGGAAGCTGCGACCCTGCCGCGCGTACTGACCCAGGTCGACCTGGCGCTGATCAACACCAACTACGCCCTGGAAGCCAAGCTGAACCCGACCGAGGACGCCCTGGCCATCGAAGGCAGCGACTCGCCGTACGTGAACATTCTGGTAACCCGCGAAGACAACAAGGACAGCCCGGCCGTGCAGAAGCTGGTCAAGGCCCTGCACAGCGATGACGTGAAAGCCTTCATCCTGGAAAAATACAAAGGCGCGGTGGTTCCGGCGTTCTGA
- a CDS encoding methionine ABC transporter permease, with protein sequence METLLPNVDWLEIWQASIDTLNMLGGSMLFTVLFGLPLGVLLFLTGPRQMFEQKGLYAVISLVVNVLRSVPFVILLILLIPVTVVITGTSLGVAGAIPPLVVGATPFFARLVETALREVDRGIIEATQSMGASTRQIIFNALLPEALPGILAAITVTAITLVSYTAMSGLIGGGGLGDLAVRYGYQRYQPDVMFVTVALLVVLVQILQTIGDRLVVHFSRK encoded by the coding sequence ATGGAAACCTTACTGCCCAACGTCGACTGGCTGGAAATCTGGCAGGCCAGTATCGATACCCTGAACATGCTCGGCGGCTCCATGCTGTTCACCGTGCTGTTCGGCCTGCCCCTTGGCGTGCTGCTGTTCCTGACCGGCCCGCGGCAGATGTTCGAACAGAAAGGCCTGTACGCGGTGATCTCCCTGGTGGTCAACGTGCTGCGCTCGGTGCCGTTCGTGATCCTGCTGATCCTGCTGATCCCGGTCACGGTGGTGATCACCGGCACATCGCTCGGCGTCGCCGGGGCCATTCCGCCGCTCGTGGTCGGCGCCACGCCGTTCTTCGCGCGCCTGGTGGAGACCGCCCTGCGCGAGGTCGACCGCGGCATCATCGAGGCGACCCAATCGATGGGCGCCAGCACCCGGCAGATCATCTTCAACGCCCTGCTGCCCGAAGCCCTGCCGGGCATCCTGGCGGCCATCACCGTCACGGCCATCACCCTGGTGTCCTACACCGCGATGAGCGGCCTGATCGGCGGCGGCGGCCTGGGCGACCTGGCGGTGCGTTACGGCTACCAGCGTTACCAGCCGGACGTGATGTTCGTGACCGTGGCGCTCTTGGTGGTGCTCGTACAGATTCTGCAAACCATAGGCGACCGCCTGGTGGTGCACTTTTCCCGTAAATAA
- a CDS encoding methionine ABC transporter ATP-binding protein produces MIDFHQVHKAYRVSGRDIPALQPCDLHIERGEVFGIIGHSGAGKSTLLRLINRLEEPSGGRIDIDGVDVTALGSDGLRKFRQQVGMIFQHFNLLSSKTVAANVGMPLKLAGVPAREIDQRVAALLDRVGLKDHANKYPAQLSGGQKQRVGIARALATRPKILLCDEATSALDPQTTAAVLQLLAEINRELGLTIVLITHEMDVIRRVCDRVAVMDAGVIVEQGPVAEVFLHPQHATTKRFVQEAEHVDENDQRDDFAHVQGRILRLTFIGESTYSPVLGQVARETGIDYSILAGRIDRIKDTPYGQLTLALTGGDIDAALARFEAADVHLEVLR; encoded by the coding sequence GTGATCGACTTTCATCAGGTTCACAAGGCGTACCGCGTCAGTGGCCGCGATATTCCCGCCCTGCAACCCTGCGACCTGCATATCGAACGTGGCGAAGTGTTCGGCATCATCGGCCATTCCGGTGCCGGCAAGAGCACCCTGCTGCGCCTGATCAACCGCCTCGAGGAGCCCTCCGGCGGGCGCATCGACATCGACGGCGTGGACGTCACCGCCCTCGGTTCCGACGGCCTGCGCAAGTTCCGTCAGCAAGTGGGCATGATCTTCCAGCACTTCAACCTGCTGTCCTCCAAGACCGTTGCCGCCAACGTCGGCATGCCCCTGAAACTGGCGGGCGTCCCGGCCCGGGAAATCGACCAGCGCGTTGCCGCCCTGCTCGATCGCGTCGGCCTCAAGGATCACGCCAACAAGTACCCGGCGCAGCTCTCGGGCGGCCAGAAGCAGCGCGTCGGCATCGCCCGCGCCCTGGCCACGCGACCGAAGATCCTGCTGTGCGACGAGGCCACCAGCGCCCTCGACCCGCAAACCACCGCTGCGGTGCTGCAGCTCCTGGCCGAGATCAACCGCGAGCTGGGCCTGACCATCGTGCTGATCACCCACGAGATGGACGTGATCCGCCGCGTCTGCGACCGCGTGGCGGTCATGGATGCCGGCGTGATCGTCGAACAGGGCCCGGTAGCCGAGGTGTTCCTGCACCCGCAGCACGCCACCACCAAGCGCTTCGTGCAGGAAGCCGAGCACGTCGACGAGAACGACCAGCGCGACGATTTCGCCCATGTGCAGGGCCGCATCCTGCGCCTGACCTTCATCGGTGAGTCCACCTATTCGCCGGTTCTCGGCCAGGTCGCCCGGGAAACCGGCATCGACTACAGCATCCTTGCCGGGCGCATCGACCGCATCAAGGACACGCCCTACGGCCAGCTGACCCTGGCGCTGACCGGCGGCGACATCGACGCCGCCCTCGCCCGCTTCGAAGCGGCTGACGTGCACCTGGAGGTCCTGCGCTGA
- a CDS encoding TVP38/TMEM64 family protein: protein MRSASPKHHRRSTVISWVRRALGVIALLVLGAVLWHAWDHQAFIAWREDAGVVPFFLAMALLPALGVPITPFFIVAGATFGTLVGLAGSALALCSNLLLCYWIARSGLRPWLARMLERTRYDIPDFEEGTGALRFALLVKLAPGVPLFIKHYLLGMASVPFWIYFAVSGTITGLYAVAFVVLGESLLEHDLGNGALALAGLAAVALAIYLWRRHMATRQDAE from the coding sequence ATGCGATCAGCCTCGCCCAAGCACCATCGCCGCTCCACCGTCATTTCCTGGGTACGACGTGCGCTGGGCGTGATCGCCCTGCTGGTGCTTGGCGCGGTGCTCTGGCATGCCTGGGACCATCAGGCGTTCATCGCCTGGCGTGAAGACGCAGGCGTGGTGCCCTTCTTTCTGGCCATGGCGCTGCTGCCTGCGCTGGGCGTGCCGATCACGCCATTCTTCATCGTCGCCGGCGCCACATTCGGCACCCTTGTCGGCCTCGCCGGCAGCGCCTTGGCGCTGTGCAGCAACCTGCTGCTCTGCTACTGGATAGCCCGCAGCGGCCTACGCCCCTGGCTGGCTCGCATGCTCGAACGCACCCGCTACGACATACCGGATTTCGAGGAAGGCACAGGCGCCCTGCGTTTCGCACTGCTGGTCAAGCTGGCACCGGGCGTGCCGCTCTTCATCAAACACTATCTGCTGGGCATGGCCAGCGTGCCGTTCTGGATCTACTTCGCCGTGTCCGGGACGATCACCGGCCTCTATGCGGTGGCCTTCGTGGTGCTGGGCGAGTCGCTGCTCGAGCATGACCTGGGCAATGGCGCCCTGGCGCTGGCCGGGCTGGCGGCGGTGGCGCTGGCGATCTATCTGTGGCGCCGACATATGGCGACTCGGCAGGACGCCGAATAA
- the znuC gene encoding zinc ABC transporter ATP-binding protein ZnuC, which translates to MSDALIRLEGVTVGFTGQTVLDKVELTIQPGEIVTLIGPNGAGKTTLVRAVLGLLTPDSGTVWRKPKLRIGYMPQKLHVDPTLPLSVLRFLRLVPGVDRARAQAALAEVGASQVLDSPLQGISGGEMQRVLLARALLREPQLLVLDEPVQGVDVAGQAELYRLITRLRDRHGCGVLMVSHDLHLVMSTTDQVVCLNRHVCCSGHPEQVSFDPAFVELFGRDAQSLAVYHHHHDHEHDLHGAVVSDKPGLTIHGPVRPHIHGDGCKHG; encoded by the coding sequence ATGAGCGACGCGCTGATACGCCTCGAGGGCGTGACCGTCGGCTTCACCGGGCAGACCGTGCTGGACAAGGTCGAGCTGACCATCCAGCCGGGCGAAATCGTCACCCTGATCGGCCCCAACGGCGCCGGCAAGACCACCCTGGTACGCGCCGTGCTCGGCCTGCTCACCCCTGACAGCGGCACGGTGTGGCGCAAGCCCAAGCTGCGTATCGGCTATATGCCGCAGAAGCTGCACGTCGACCCGACCCTGCCGCTCAGCGTGCTGCGCTTCCTGCGTCTGGTGCCGGGCGTGGATCGCGCTCGTGCCCAGGCCGCTCTGGCCGAAGTGGGCGCCAGCCAGGTGCTCGACAGCCCGCTGCAGGGTATTTCCGGTGGCGAGATGCAGCGTGTGCTACTGGCCCGTGCGCTGCTGCGCGAACCCCAGCTGCTGGTACTCGACGAGCCGGTGCAGGGTGTCGACGTGGCCGGCCAGGCTGAGCTGTACCGGCTGATCACCCGCCTGCGCGATCGTCACGGCTGCGGCGTGCTGATGGTCTCCCACGACCTGCATCTGGTGATGAGCACCACCGATCAGGTGGTCTGCCTGAACCGCCATGTATGCTGCTCGGGCCATCCGGAGCAGGTCAGCTTCGATCCGGCCTTCGTCGAGCTGTTCGGCCGCGACGCCCAGAGCCTGGCCGTGTATCACCACCACCATGACCACGAACACGACCTGCACGGCGCCGTGGTCAGCGACAAACCGGGCCTGACCATCCACGGCCCGGTCCGCCCTCACATCCATGGAGACGGCTGCAAGCATGGCTGA